A window of the Arcobacter sp. F155 genome harbors these coding sequences:
- a CDS encoding HypC/HybG/HupF family hydrogenase formation chaperone, which translates to MCLSIPSKITKIDKENNVATVDTMGVERQASLELVDQPVEVGDYVLIHIGFAMNKIDEEDALASLEVYKEIIEKMEEEERRQAILEDDACPNRG; encoded by the coding sequence AAATTACAAAGATAGATAAAGAGAATAATGTAGCAACTGTAGATACTATGGGTGTTGAAAGACAAGCTTCTTTGGAGTTAGTTGACCAGCCAGTTGAAGTTGGAGATTATGTATTAATTCATATTGGTTTTGCAATGAATAAAATCGATGAAGAAGATGCTTTAGCTTCCTTGGAAGTTTATAAAGAGATAATTGAAAAGATGGAAGAAGAAGAGCGTAGGCAAGCAATTTTAGAAGATGATGCCTGTCCAAATAGAGGCTAA
- the hypD gene encoding hydrogenase formation protein HypD has product MSELKLKDLYDGFRDPDTIKAYKKIIEEDAKKLEKPINIMEVCGGHTHTIMKYGIPQLLPENINFIHGPGCPVCIMPKERIDHAYILSMQDDVILVTLGDMIKVPGSNGSLQDARSKGADVRFVYSPMECIKIAQENPNKKVIFFAIGFETTTPMTAALIDTVVKQNIENIFFHINHVTVPEVMRELIDSRDEHVDSYNHQIDAFLGPSHVSVISGSKIYEEFPRNYNKPVVVAGFEPVDVMQSISMIVKQFIEKRCELEIEYKRLVSYDGNIKAQELINKYFEKISLFKWRGLGNIKDSGLKLRDEYSKYDAEVIYKDILPIGEIEDHKLCICGDILRGMASPPECTIFGTACKPSSPIGSCMVSSEGACAAYYKYGNLLK; this is encoded by the coding sequence ATGAGTGAATTAAAGCTAAAAGATTTATATGATGGGTTTAGAGACCCTGATACAATAAAAGCTTATAAAAAAATCATTGAAGAAGATGCTAAAAAGTTAGAAAAGCCAATAAATATTATGGAAGTATGTGGTGGACATACTCATACAATAATGAAATATGGAATACCTCAATTGCTTCCAGAAAATATTAACTTTATTCATGGTCCAGGTTGTCCTGTTTGTATTATGCCAAAGGAAAGAATAGACCATGCATATATTTTAAGTATGCAAGACGATGTTATCTTAGTAACTTTAGGTGATATGATAAAAGTTCCAGGAAGTAATGGAAGCTTACAAGATGCAAGAAGTAAAGGTGCAGATGTAAGGTTTGTATATTCACCAATGGAGTGCATAAAAATTGCACAAGAAAATCCTAATAAAAAAGTAATATTTTTTGCAATAGGTTTTGAAACAACTACGCCTATGACTGCTGCTTTAATTGATACCGTTGTAAAACAAAATATTGAGAATATATTCTTTCATATAAATCATGTAACAGTTCCTGAAGTAATGAGAGAGTTAATTGATAGTAGAGATGAGCATGTAGATTCATATAATCATCAAATCGATGCTTTCTTAGGACCATCTCATGTATCTGTTATTAGTGGAAGTAAGATTTATGAAGAGTTCCCAAGAAATTACAACAAGCCAGTAGTAGTTGCAGGTTTTGAACCAGTCGATGTTATGCAGTCTATTTCTATGATTGTTAAACAGTTTATTGAAAAAAGATGTGAGCTTGAAATTGAGTATAAAAGATTGGTTTCTTATGATGGAAACATCAAAGCTCAAGAGCTAATCAATAAATACTTTGAAAAGATAAGTCTTTTTAAATGGAGAGGTTTAGGAAATATAAAAGATTCTGGACTTAAATTAAGAGATGAATACTCTAAATACGATGCAGAAGTTATTTATAAAGATATTTTACCTATAGGGGAAATAGAAGACCATAAACTTTGTATTTGTGGAGATATTTTAAGGGGTATGGCTAGTCCTCCTGAGTGTACTATTTTTGGTACTGCCTGTAAACCAAGCAGTCCAATTGGCTCTTGTATGGTGAGCTCAGAAGGTGCATGTGCGGCATACTACAAATATGGTAATCTCTTGAAATAA
- the hypE gene encoding hydrogenase expression/formation protein HypE, whose protein sequence is MKTITLAHGNGGQENNELISKVFYKAFKNDILDKSEDAAVIENGNLAFSTDSFTVSPLFFNGADIGKLAICGTCNDLAMMGAKPKYLTCSVIIEEGLDKRTLDKIVKSMKEELEVNGAVVVSGDTKVVPKGSVDKIFINTTGIGQIQYKGISSNNITSEDTILVSRDIGAHGATIFASREGIDMNTNLKSDCASLYPQVKALIDSGIKITALRDATRGGVSAVLNEWAKQSNICIEVEEASIPVSDEVNGICELLGFEAMALANEGTFVLAIKNEDAQKALEVLKQTNETASIIGSVSAEHIGKVVLNSAWGTKRFLELPTGELLPRIC, encoded by the coding sequence ATGAAAACAATAACTTTAGCCCATGGAAATGGTGGACAGGAAAACAACGAACTTATTTCAAAAGTTTTTTATAAAGCCTTTAAAAATGATATTTTAGACAAAAGTGAAGATGCAGCAGTTATTGAAAATGGTAACTTAGCTTTTTCAACTGACTCTTTTACAGTTAGTCCACTTTTCTTCAATGGAGCAGACATCGGAAAACTTGCTATTTGTGGAACATGCAATGACCTAGCTATGATGGGTGCAAAACCTAAATACTTAACTTGCTCTGTTATTATTGAAGAGGGACTTGATAAAAGAACTCTAGATAAGATAGTAAAAAGTATGAAAGAAGAGCTTGAAGTAAATGGTGCTGTTGTTGTAAGTGGTGATACAAAGGTAGTTCCAAAAGGAAGTGTAGATAAAATCTTTATAAACACAACAGGTATTGGCCAGATACAATATAAAGGTATTAGTTCAAACAATATCACAAGTGAAGATACTATTTTGGTTAGTCGTGATATAGGAGCCCATGGAGCAACTATTTTTGCAAGCAGAGAAGGTATTGATATGAATACAAACCTAAAATCTGATTGTGCTTCACTTTATCCACAAGTAAAAGCTTTAATTGATTCAGGTATTAAAATTACTGCCTTAAGAGATGCGACAAGAGGTGGAGTTAGTGCTGTTTTAAATGAGTGGGCAAAACAATCAAATATCTGTATTGAAGTAGAAGAAGCTTCTATTCCAGTTTCTGATGAGGTAAATGGTATTTGTGAATTACTTGGTTTTGAAGCAATGGCTTTAGCAAATGAAGGAACATTTGTACTTGCTATCAAAAATGAAGATGCACAAAAAGCTTTAGAGGTTTTAAAACAAACAAATGAAACTGCTTCAATCATAGGTTCTGTATCAGCTGAGCATATTGGAAAAGTTGTATTAAACTCTGCTTGGGGAACAAAAAGATTTTTAGAGTTACCAACTGGTGAGTTACTACCAAGAATTTGCTAA
- a CDS encoding enoyl-CoA hydratase-related protein, which yields MKILLLISSFNSLSQRVYTELKELNHEVAICLSSQKNLLEEIKEFNPTLIFSPFLKEYLSAEITSNYPTFILHPGVIGDRGHQSLDHAINDEKEQWGVVILKANEELDAGDIYASANFSMRKASKGSLYRNEVCDATSKALKELLENFSNQNFKATPQIKNEIHERLTQSNRKIDWQKDSVDVIIKKINMSDSYPGVEEEFLGIPCYMYGVCKEDTLRGKPKEIIAKRDGAICIGVIDGAVWVNHLKQKDSFKLPATYVLKDKIKGVKEQRIPLILEEKRETFHEIFVERKDEVAYLHFDFHNGAMSSEQAIKLKYSVDYLKEECKVLVLMGGEEFFSNGIHLNILEDSKKQGEDGWSNINAMNDVVKSVLFAEDIITIASFSKNAGAGGVFLGLACDYVLAREGVVFNPHYKTMGLSGSEYHTYSFYKRVDKEIASNILEKCIPVGSKKAKSIGMIDEVFESENYDKSLEEFCENLLSDEDSFEEFIDKKKDFLYENETSIEKIKEEELKRMYPEFWDEKSSFHNLRKEFIYKKEHKDSLKRLKEL from the coding sequence ATGAAAATACTACTTCTTATTAGCTCTTTTAATTCTTTGTCTCAAAGAGTATATACTGAATTAAAAGAGTTAAACCATGAGGTAGCTATTTGTCTATCATCACAAAAAAACTTACTAGAAGAGATAAAAGAGTTTAATCCTACACTTATCTTTTCTCCTTTTTTAAAAGAGTACCTTTCAGCTGAAATAACTTCAAACTATCCTACATTTATTTTGCACCCTGGTGTTATTGGAGATAGAGGTCATCAATCTTTAGACCATGCAATAAATGATGAAAAAGAGCAATGGGGAGTAGTGATACTAAAAGCAAATGAAGAGTTAGATGCAGGAGATATTTATGCATCTGCTAACTTTTCTATGAGAAAGGCAAGTAAAGGGTCACTTTATAGAAATGAAGTTTGTGATGCTACTTCAAAAGCTTTAAAAGAGCTTCTTGAAAACTTCTCTAATCAAAACTTTAAAGCAACTCCTCAAATAAAAAATGAAATACATGAAAGACTAACTCAAAGCAATAGAAAAATAGATTGGCAAAAAGATAGTGTAGATGTAATAATCAAAAAAATCAACATGAGTGACTCTTATCCTGGAGTTGAGGAAGAGTTTTTGGGTATTCCTTGCTATATGTATGGAGTTTGTAAAGAAGATACTCTAAGAGGAAAACCTAAAGAGATAATTGCAAAAAGAGATGGAGCTATTTGTATAGGTGTTATTGATGGAGCTGTTTGGGTAAATCATTTAAAGCAAAAGGATAGTTTTAAACTTCCTGCTACTTATGTTTTAAAAGATAAAATCAAAGGTGTAAAAGAGCAAAGAATTCCACTTATTTTAGAAGAAAAAAGAGAGACTTTTCATGAAATCTTTGTAGAAAGAAAAGATGAAGTGGCATATTTACACTTTGATTTTCACAATGGAGCAATGAGTTCTGAACAAGCAATAAAACTTAAATATTCTGTTGACTACTTAAAAGAAGAGTGTAAAGTTTTAGTTTTAATGGGTGGGGAAGAGTTCTTTTCAAATGGAATACATCTAAATATCCTTGAAGATAGTAAAAAACAAGGGGAAGATGGATGGAGTAATATCAATGCTATGAATGATGTAGTTAAGTCAGTTTTATTCGCTGAAGATATTATAACTATTGCTTCATTTTCTAAAAATGCAGGAGCAGGGGGAGTGTTTTTAGGTCTTGCTTGTGATTATGTTCTTGCAAGAGAAGGTGTAGTTTTTAATCCACACTATAAAACAATGGGCTTAAGTGGAAGTGAATACCATACTTATAGTTTTTATAAAAGAGTTGATAAAGAAATAGCTTCTAATATTTTAGAAAAATGTATTCCTGTAGGTAGTAAAAAAGCAAAAAGTATTGGAATGATTGATGAGGTCTTTGAAAGTGAAAACTATGATAAAAGTCTTGAAGAGTTTTGTGAAAACTTGTTAAGTGATGAAGATAGTTTTGAAGAGTTTATTGATAAGAAAAAAGACTTTTTATATGAAAATGAAACATCAATAGAAAAAATAAAAGAAGAAGAACTAAAAAGAATGTATCCAGAGTTTTGGGATGAGAAAAGCTCTTTTCATAACTTACGAAAAGAGTTTATATATAAAAAAGAACATAAAGATAGTTTAAAAAGGTTAAAGGAATTATAA
- the hypA gene encoding hydrogenase maturation nickel metallochaperone HypA — MHEYSIVQSLLESCEEHARQNESENVTKVIVKIGVLSGVEPDLLQTAFDTFKEKTVCENAEFIINHQKVVIACLSCDEESTLEKNEFACPKCNSTQVKVIDGEDMYLMSLEMS, encoded by the coding sequence ATGCATGAGTATTCAATTGTTCAATCACTATTAGAGTCTTGTGAAGAGCATGCAAGACAAAATGAGTCTGAAAACGTAACAAAAGTTATAGTAAAGATTGGTGTTTTATCAGGGGTTGAGCCTGATTTATTACAAACTGCTTTTGACACTTTTAAAGAAAAGACTGTTTGTGAAAATGCCGAATTTATTATAAATCATCAAAAAGTCGTGATTGCTTGTTTATCCTGTGATGAAGAATCAACTCTAGAAAAGAACGAATTTGCCTGTCCTAAATGTAACTCAACACAGGTAAAAGTGATAGATGGAGAGGATATGTATTTAATGAGTTTGGAGATGAGTTAA
- a CDS encoding ABC transporter substrate-binding protein, translated as MKKVISLALASALTAGIAMAKEIKVGAVMPMSGPLAAYGQVTNLGVELAHKLQPKLKNGDTVKLVLIDNKGDKVETANATTRLIASDKVVAILGALTSTNTAQTIAIADKKKVPVIASVATNDKLTARRTFANRVCFTDSFQGEVVANYAKEQGYKTAVVIVDQAQVYSLGLAKAFQKAFKDNGGKLLKKIRVTSGDKDFKAVVSQIKNLNPDFMFLPLYHPEASMIARQSKQLGLNKPMFSGDGVANQTFIDLGGESVEGYMFTDFFDYTNPPSQTSADFIKFHEKETNKKEVNSFTALGADTYNILIDAMNRCEDPSDSICVNNEIKKTTNFDGVSGKITINGEGNATRSAVIKEIRNGQAGFKATVNP; from the coding sequence ATGAAAAAAGTAATTAGTTTAGCTCTTGCTTCAGCGTTAACTGCTGGAATTGCAATGGCAAAGGAGATTAAAGTTGGTGCAGTAATGCCTATGTCTGGTCCATTAGCTGCTTATGGACAAGTAACAAATTTAGGTGTTGAATTAGCACACAAATTACAGCCTAAATTAAAAAATGGGGATACTGTTAAATTAGTATTAATTGATAACAAAGGTGATAAAGTAGAGACAGCAAATGCTACTACTAGACTTATCGCTTCTGATAAAGTTGTTGCAATCTTAGGTGCATTAACTTCTACAAATACTGCTCAAACTATTGCAATTGCTGATAAGAAAAAAGTACCAGTTATTGCTTCTGTTGCTACAAATGACAAATTAACTGCAAGAAGAACTTTTGCAAATAGAGTTTGTTTTACTGACTCTTTCCAAGGTGAAGTTGTTGCAAACTATGCAAAAGAGCAAGGTTACAAAACAGCTGTAGTTATTGTTGACCAAGCGCAAGTTTACTCTTTAGGTTTAGCAAAAGCATTCCAAAAAGCATTTAAAGACAATGGTGGAAAACTACTTAAAAAAATCAGAGTTACATCAGGTGACAAAGATTTTAAAGCTGTAGTATCACAAATCAAGAACTTAAATCCTGACTTTATGTTCTTACCTTTATACCACCCAGAAGCTTCTATGATTGCAAGACAATCTAAGCAATTAGGTTTAAATAAACCTATGTTCTCTGGTGATGGTGTTGCAAATCAAACATTTATTGATTTAGGTGGTGAGTCTGTTGAAGGTTATATGTTTACTGACTTCTTTGACTATACAAACCCTCCATCTCAAACTTCAGCTGATTTTATTAAGTTCCATGAAAAAGAGACTAATAAAAAAGAGGTTAACTCATTTACAGCACTTGGAGCAGATACGTATAATATTTTAATTGATGCAATGAATAGATGTGAAGATCCATCTGATTCAATTTGTGTTAACAATGAAATTAAAAAGACTACTAACTTTGATGGTGTATCGGGGAAAATCACTATCAATGGTGAAGGTAACGCTACAAGATCAGCAGTTATCAAAGAGATTAGAAATGGTCAAGCAGGGTTTAAAGCTACTGTAAATCCATAG
- a CDS encoding branched-chain amino acid ABC transporter permease — protein MDITTFIQQMVNGFSLGSMYALIAIGYTMVYGVLRLINFAHGDIMMVGAFLGYTCIAVLGLPFPIAVLIAVSLSALAGILTDKIAYKPLRDAPRISLLITAIGISFFLENAFTVFAGGVPRAFPVPEYMEHVFVVSEITFTVSSIMVPVVTLGLLTGILFVLYKTKYGMAIRALSFDFKTVNLMGIDANMIISIVFALGSALAAVGGIFWVVNYPSVEPMMGVLVGLKAFAAAVVGGIGSVTGAVLGGFIIGFTEVVVIAFWPELGGYKDAFAFIFLIFVLLFKPTGIMGEDLEKSRF, from the coding sequence ATGGACATAACAACGTTTATACAGCAGATGGTTAACGGTTTCAGTTTGGGTAGTATGTATGCCCTTATTGCAATCGGTTATACAATGGTTTATGGTGTGCTAAGGCTTATCAACTTTGCACACGGAGATATTATGATGGTAGGTGCCTTTTTAGGTTATACTTGTATTGCAGTTTTAGGATTACCATTTCCTATTGCAGTACTTATTGCTGTTTCTTTATCTGCGCTTGCAGGTATTTTAACAGATAAAATTGCCTACAAACCTTTAAGAGATGCACCAAGAATCTCATTACTTATTACAGCAATTGGTATTTCATTTTTCTTAGAAAACGCCTTTACTGTTTTTGCAGGTGGAGTTCCACGAGCCTTTCCTGTTCCTGAATACATGGAGCATGTATTTGTAGTATCAGAGATTACTTTTACTGTTTCTTCTATTATGGTTCCAGTTGTAACTTTAGGTTTATTAACAGGGATTTTATTTGTACTATACAAAACTAAATATGGTATGGCAATTAGAGCTTTATCTTTTGACTTTAAAACTGTAAATCTTATGGGAATTGATGCAAATATGATTATCTCTATTGTGTTTGCTTTAGGTTCTGCTCTTGCAGCAGTTGGAGGAATTTTCTGGGTTGTAAATTATCCTTCTGTTGAACCTATGATGGGAGTTTTAGTAGGACTTAAAGCCTTTGCTGCAGCTGTTGTAGGAGGAATTGGTTCAGTAACAGGTGCTGTTTTAGGGGGCTTCATTATTGGATTTACTGAGGTTGTAGTTATTGCATTCTGGCCTGAACTTGGTGGATATAAAGATGCCTTTGCATTTATCTTCTTAATTTTTGTACTTCTATTTAAACCAACTGGTATTATGGGTGAAGACTTAGAAAAGAGTAGGTTTTAA
- a CDS encoding branched-chain amino acid ABC transporter permease has product MMSDAIFTKQRLINLAIIITAIWFTWFAQVAFDEYTVRIINNVAIFVILAVSYNLINGVTGQLSLEPNGFVAVGAYVTAILTLDADAMLYQFDLEDPAEWVLALQADFAWALLFAGIVSALLALALSFPVFRVRGDYLAIVTLGFGFIIKILAINNPHITNGSLGLNDIPEFSNLYWTGGIAIFAVLAILNIIYSKFGRAMKAVRDDEDAATAMGVNTFKTKTLAFCTSAFFEGVGGGLLAALLTSISPDLFTFLLTFQLLIIIILGGLGSTTGAILGTIFVMAGLEWMRFLDEPMNLFGFQTEGTPGMRMVVFSLILIIVMLFAREGLMGKKELFELKWFKKKKGGNK; this is encoded by the coding sequence ATGATGAGTGATGCAATTTTTACAAAACAGAGATTAATAAATCTAGCAATTATTATAACTGCAATATGGTTTACATGGTTTGCTCAAGTAGCTTTTGATGAATATACAGTAAGAATCATCAACAATGTTGCAATTTTTGTTATCTTAGCAGTTTCATATAACTTAATTAATGGTGTAACTGGGCAGTTATCATTAGAGCCAAATGGATTTGTTGCAGTTGGTGCTTATGTTACAGCTATTTTAACTCTTGATGCAGATGCGATGTTATATCAGTTTGATTTAGAAGACCCAGCTGAATGGGTTTTAGCACTACAAGCTGATTTTGCTTGGGCTTTACTTTTTGCTGGTATTGTTTCAGCATTACTTGCTTTAGCACTGTCTTTCCCTGTATTTAGAGTAAGAGGTGATTATCTTGCAATTGTTACACTTGGTTTTGGTTTTATTATTAAAATCTTAGCAATCAATAATCCTCATATTACAAATGGTTCTCTAGGGTTAAATGATATTCCAGAGTTTTCAAACCTTTATTGGACAGGGGGAATTGCTATTTTTGCCGTTTTAGCCATACTAAATATTATCTATTCTAAATTTGGTAGAGCTATGAAAGCTGTACGTGATGATGAAGATGCAGCTACTGCAATGGGTGTAAATACTTTTAAAACAAAAACTTTAGCATTTTGTACGTCAGCATTCTTTGAAGGTGTTGGTGGTGGTTTATTAGCAGCACTTTTAACATCTATTTCACCAGACTTATTTACATTCTTACTAACATTCCAATTGTTAATTATCATTATCCTTGGTGGACTTGGTTCTACAACAGGAGCAATTTTAGGAACAATATTTGTAATGGCAGGACTAGAGTGGATGAGATTCTTAGACGAACCAATGAACTTATTTGGTTTCCAAACAGAAGGAACACCAGGTATGAGAATGGTTGTATTCTCACTAATCTTAATTATTGTAATGCTATTTGCAAGAGAAGGTTTAATGGGTAAAAAAGAGTTATTTGAATTGAAATGGTTTAAAAAGAAAAAAGGTGGTAACAAATGA
- a CDS encoding ABC transporter ATP-binding protein, translating into MILEVQNVTKKFGGVTAIKDTTFHVNAKEIYGLIGPNGAGKTTMFNVITGNYEPTEGAVKFHGQRIDGIKPYKIVHRGIARTFQNIRLFNSMNVLDNILIGFDYQAEYSYLEAIFRLPRFFKEERRVRKRAFEIMEVLGIAEFADEMATALSYGQQRKVEIARALAASPQLLLLDEPAAGMNPQETHELAELFFKIRDEFDVTILLIEHDMKFVNKLCDRVMVLDYGKTIFEGHIKDAIKDEEVIKAYLGDFKHA; encoded by the coding sequence ATGATTTTAGAAGTACAAAATGTAACTAAAAAATTTGGTGGAGTTACTGCCATAAAAGATACAACTTTTCATGTAAATGCAAAAGAAATATATGGTCTTATCGGTCCAAATGGTGCTGGTAAAACTACTATGTTTAATGTTATTACTGGAAATTATGAACCAACTGAAGGTGCGGTTAAATTCCATGGGCAGAGAATTGATGGAATAAAACCTTATAAAATTGTACATAGAGGAATTGCTAGAACATTCCAAAATATTAGATTATTTAATTCAATGAATGTTTTAGACAATATTTTAATTGGTTTTGATTATCAAGCAGAGTACTCATATCTTGAAGCAATCTTTAGATTACCTAGATTTTTTAAAGAAGAAAGAAGAGTAAGAAAAAGAGCTTTTGAGATTATGGAAGTTTTAGGAATAGCTGAGTTTGCAGATGAGATGGCAACTGCATTATCATATGGGCAACAAAGAAAAGTTGAGATTGCAAGAGCATTAGCTGCTTCTCCTCAACTTTTACTTCTTGATGAACCAGCAGCTGGTATGAATCCACAAGAAACACATGAACTTGCAGAACTTTTCTTTAAAATTAGAGATGAGTTTGATGTAACTATTCTTTTAATTGAACATGATATGAAGTTTGTAAATAAGCTTTGTGATAGAGTTATGGTTTTAGACTATGGAAAAACAATCTTTGAGGGGCATATTAAAGATGCGATTAAAGATGAAGAAGTAATTAAAGCTTACCTTGGAGATTTTAAACATGCTTAA
- a CDS encoding ABC transporter ATP-binding protein — MLKVKDLKVYYGLINAVKGVEFEVGEGQIVSLIGSNGAGKTSTLQSIVNDVKKTGEIIFKDDDISKMKTHKIIKSNIALVPEGRRCFQNLTIEENLRMGAFNNDENYERLQEHMFELFPRLVAKKGQLAGTMSGGEQQMLAIARALMSSPKLLMLDEPSLGLAPKIVGELFKTIERLRDEGITILLVEQNAFAALEISDYAYVLENGEIALEGTGAELIDSDEIREKYLGG; from the coding sequence ATGCTTAAAGTAAAAGATTTAAAAGTTTATTATGGATTAATCAATGCTGTAAAAGGTGTTGAGTTTGAAGTAGGTGAGGGACAAATTGTTTCATTAATTGGAAGTAATGGAGCTGGAAAAACTTCAACTTTGCAGTCAATTGTAAATGATGTTAAAAAAACGGGTGAGATTATTTTTAAAGATGATGATATTTCAAAAATGAAAACTCATAAGATTATTAAGAGTAATATTGCTTTAGTTCCTGAAGGAAGAAGATGTTTTCAGAACTTAACAATTGAAGAAAACCTTAGAATGGGTGCTTTTAACAATGACGAAAACTATGAAAGACTTCAAGAACATATGTTTGAACTATTTCCAAGACTTGTTGCAAAAAAAGGTCAACTAGCAGGAACTATGTCTGGAGGAGAGCAACAAATGCTTGCTATTGCAAGAGCTTTAATGAGTTCTCCAAAACTTCTTATGCTTGATGAACCTTCTTTAGGTCTTGCTCCTAAGATAGTTGGTGAACTATTCAAAACAATTGAAAGACTAAGAGATGAAGGAATTACTATTTTACTAGTAGAGCAAAATGCTTTTGCAGCTTTAGAAATTTCTGATTATGCTTATGTTTTAGAAAATGGAGAAATTGCTTTAGAAGGAACTGGGGCTGAACTTATCGACTCTGATGAGATTAGAGAGAAGTACTTAGGTGGGTAA
- a CDS encoding TerB family tellurite resistance protein — translation MLLMKLETKEKFSFLQLAHYLARIDNDYGEKEQEVILEYCAEMGIENDDDFELESFDLHATLKDFKSLRSKKIVILELMILIHADDKFDFEERNLIFQINEIFNLSQKDIEFYSQWGKAAAALYTQGKLFID, via the coding sequence ATGCTTTTAATGAAATTAGAAACAAAAGAAAAATTCTCATTCTTACAATTAGCACACTATTTAGCGAGAATTGATAATGATTATGGTGAAAAAGAACAAGAGGTTATTTTAGAATATTGTGCAGAAATGGGAATTGAAAATGATGATGATTTTGAGTTAGAAAGTTTTGATTTACATGCTACTTTAAAAGATTTTAAAAGTTTAAGAAGCAAGAAAATAGTTATTTTGGAGTTAATGATTTTAATTCATGCTGATGATAAATTTGATTTTGAAGAGCGAAATCTTATTTTTCAAATAAATGAAATTTTTAATTTATCTCAAAAAGATATAGAGTTTTATTCTCAATGGGGAAAAGCTGCAGCTGCACTATATACCCAAGGGAAGCTGTTTATAGACTAG
- a CDS encoding prepilin-type N-terminal cleavage/methylation domain-containing protein, producing the protein MKKAFSLIEIIIVIVVISIIASFLISKYATSINSTVKTTVKADIALINSAISKKNSKNILLQKSKITYLDNAITNQKGLEIFDNILQVPLLSTNMLEKELGKWIKVASDKYRVYISKKEYLEYRFKDDSFSCISDLKLCKEFE; encoded by the coding sequence ATGAAAAAGGCATTTTCACTTATAGAAATTATTATTGTAATTGTAGTTATCTCTATAATTGCGAGTTTTCTAATAAGTAAATATGCCACTTCAATAAATAGTACAGTAAAAACTACTGTAAAAGCTGATATAGCGTTGATTAATAGCGCTATATCAAAGAAAAACTCAAAAAATATATTGCTACAGAAATCAAAAATTACTTATTTAGATAATGCAATAACAAATCAAAAAGGATTAGAGATTTTTGATAATATTTTACAAGTACCATTGCTTTCAACAAATATGTTAGAAAAAGAGCTTGGCAAGTGGATTAAAGTTGCAAGTGATAAATATAGAGTTTATATCTCTAAAAAAGAGTATTTAGAGTATAGATTCAAAGATGATAGTTTCTCTTGTATTAGTGATTTAAAACTTTGTAAAGAGTTTGAATAA